The proteins below come from a single Actinomycetota bacterium genomic window:
- the dnaA gene encoding chromosomal replication initiator protein DnaA, whose translation MDGSGVLSTAVEFPVDGHRWGCAGTPRCDSGEEGTGVAGSAVFDLATLWDESLDGLTANVTSPAQRRWLAATTPVGFNDDTVVLAAPHAFAREWLDARCGHHLRAALSRAAGRPLNVVITVQPNPAPVETDLAESHDADAATDQPPVALPPARHPFDDDTTVESAPLASTDVRPLQAPGRPPGPTIHLPTPPPEAADDATQLNPKYVFDRFVIGASNRFAHAAAFAVAEAPARAYNPLFIYGGAGLGKTHLLHAIGHYVRSLYPRLKVRYVTTEQFTNAFINAIRDDQVIPFQRTFRQADVLLVDDIQFLESKERTQEEFFHTFNALHNAEKQIVISSDRPPKQIARLEDRLRSRFEWGLMTDIQPPDLETRIAILKKKASYENLSVPSTVLELIADRVQSNIRELEGALIRVTAFASLQRTEVTRELAEMVLKDLFPDDSAREIGVSLIQDEVAAFFDLTVEDLCSPSRSRQLVTARQIAMYLIRELTDLSLPRIGKAFGGRDHTTVMHAVDKIARLMQERRAIYDQVQELTSRVRTSARTR comes from the coding sequence ATGGACGGCAGCGGTGTCCTTTCCACAGCTGTGGAATTCCCTGTGGACGGTCACCGGTGGGGCTGCGCGGGAACCCCGCGTTGCGACAGCGGCGAGGAAGGAACGGGCGTGGCGGGATCGGCCGTGTTCGACCTGGCAACCCTGTGGGACGAGAGCCTCGACGGTCTGACGGCCAACGTGACGTCACCGGCGCAGCGACGCTGGTTGGCCGCCACCACGCCGGTGGGGTTCAACGACGACACGGTGGTTCTGGCGGCCCCGCACGCGTTCGCGCGGGAGTGGCTCGACGCCCGCTGTGGCCACCATCTCCGCGCCGCGCTCAGCAGGGCTGCGGGGCGTCCGCTCAACGTGGTGATCACGGTCCAGCCCAACCCCGCCCCGGTCGAGACCGACCTCGCCGAGTCCCACGACGCCGACGCCGCCACCGACCAGCCGCCTGTGGCGCTACCCCCGGCGCGCCACCCGTTCGACGACGACACGACCGTCGAGTCGGCCCCGCTCGCGTCCACCGACGTCCGCCCGCTGCAGGCACCCGGCCGCCCTCCGGGGCCGACCATCCACCTTCCGACGCCTCCCCCCGAGGCGGCTGACGACGCCACGCAGCTCAACCCCAAGTACGTCTTCGACCGCTTCGTGATCGGCGCCTCCAACCGCTTCGCCCACGCCGCGGCGTTCGCCGTCGCGGAAGCACCGGCGCGGGCCTACAACCCGCTATTCATCTACGGCGGGGCGGGACTGGGCAAAACCCACCTACTGCACGCGATCGGCCACTACGTCCGGTCGCTGTACCCGCGGCTGAAGGTCCGCTACGTCACCACCGAGCAGTTCACGAACGCGTTCATCAACGCGATCCGCGACGACCAGGTCATCCCGTTCCAGCGGACGTTCCGCCAGGCCGACGTCCTACTGGTCGACGACATCCAGTTCCTGGAATCCAAGGAGCGCACCCAGGAGGAGTTCTTCCACACCTTCAACGCGCTGCACAACGCCGAGAAGCAGATCGTCATCTCCAGCGACCGTCCTCCCAAGCAGATCGCCCGACTCGAGGACCGCCTGCGCAGCCGGTTCGAGTGGGGGTTGATGACCGACATCCAGCCGCCCGACCTCGAGACGCGCATCGCCATCCTGAAGAAGAAGGCCTCGTACGAGAACCTGTCGGTGCCCTCGACCGTCCTGGAGCTGATCGCCGATCGGGTGCAGAGCAACATCCGCGAACTGGAGGGCGCGCTGATCCGGGTGACGGCGTTCGCGAGCCTGCAGCGCACGGAGGTGACGCGTGAGCTCGCCGAGATGGTGTTGAAGGACCTGTTCCCCGACGACAGCGCCCGCGAGATCGGCGTGTCGCTGATCCAGGACGAGGTCGCGGCGTTCTTCGACCTGACGGTGGAGGACCTGTGCTCGCCGTCGCGAAGCCGACAGCTGGTCACCGCCCGCCAGATCGCTATGTACCTCATCCGCGAGCTGACCGATCTGTCGCTTCCACGCATCGGCAAAGCCTTCGGTGGGCGCGACCACACCACCGTGATGCACGCCGTCGACAAGATCGCCCGCCTGATGCAGGAACGGCGCGCGATCTACGACCAGGTCCAGGAGTTGACCAGCCGTGTCCGGACGTCAGCCCGCACCCGGTGA
- the dnaN gene encoding DNA polymerase III subunit beta, with translation MELRAERTEFTDAIAWTTRTVAARATLPALAGVLLDARDGRLTCRATDLELAAEVSVPVRIDEPGTALLPGRLLGQLVSRLPDAPVDISGGGDRVTLRCGRATFGVRGMPADDFPQLPQPAEDAPRGIVKAEPFVRMVGQVARAASPDEARPVLTGVKLEGSDDRLTAAATDSYRLAVREVAWDRGVAAEALVPARALSESSRAASERGAEVTIVFEDGQASFLFGDRRLTTRLIEGNFPEYRQLLPTGYETRVTVDRALLHDALQRVAVVALGQTNTPVMMRFEDGTVELTAGAQEVGDATESLPAEVDGEGLSIAFNPMFLVAGIEAAGTEQVVIELRDGLKPAVVKPHSNDGGEEFIYLLMPVRTNN, from the coding sequence GTGGAGCTACGCGCGGAGCGCACCGAGTTCACCGACGCCATCGCCTGGACGACCCGGACCGTGGCCGCGCGGGCGACCCTGCCGGCGCTGGCCGGGGTCCTGCTCGACGCGCGCGATGGGCGGCTGACGTGCCGGGCGACCGACCTCGAGCTCGCCGCGGAGGTGTCGGTCCCCGTCCGCATCGACGAGCCCGGGACGGCGTTGCTTCCCGGACGGCTGTTGGGGCAGCTGGTCAGCAGACTTCCCGACGCGCCCGTGGACATCAGCGGTGGCGGCGACCGGGTGACCCTGCGGTGTGGGCGGGCGACGTTCGGGGTGCGCGGGATGCCGGCCGACGACTTCCCGCAGCTACCGCAACCCGCCGAGGACGCCCCACGCGGCATCGTCAAGGCCGAACCGTTCGTGCGGATGGTGGGACAGGTCGCGCGCGCGGCTTCGCCTGACGAGGCACGACCCGTGCTGACCGGTGTGAAGCTGGAGGGCAGCGACGACCGCCTCACCGCCGCAGCGACCGACAGCTACCGGTTGGCCGTGCGCGAGGTGGCCTGGGATCGCGGTGTCGCGGCCGAAGCGCTGGTGCCGGCGCGAGCGCTGTCGGAGTCGTCGCGCGCCGCCTCGGAACGTGGAGCCGAAGTCACGATCGTCTTCGAGGATGGGCAGGCGTCGTTCCTTTTCGGCGATCGACGGCTGACCACCCGCCTGATCGAGGGCAACTTCCCCGAGTACCGCCAGCTGCTTCCCACCGGGTACGAGACGCGCGTCACCGTGGATCGCGCTCTGCTGCACGACGCGCTGCAGCGTGTGGCGGTCGTGGCGCTGGGCCAAACCAACACCCCGGTGATGATGAGGTTCGAGGACGGCACGGTCGAGTTGACGGCCGGGGCTCAGGAGGTTGGAGACGCCACCGAGTCGCTACCTGCGGAGGTGGACGGCGAGGGCCTGTCGATCGCGTTCAACCCGATGTTCCTCGTGGCGGGAATCGAGGCAGCCGGGACAGAACAGGTGGTGATCGAGCTGCGTGACGGCCTGAAACCCGCGGTCGTCAAGCCACACAGCAACGACGGGGGCGAGGAGTTCATCTACCTGTTGATGCCCGTCCGCACCAACAACTGA